A single genomic interval of Shewanella psychropiezotolerans harbors:
- a CDS encoding PfaB family protein: protein MNPTLNAQQQQAPQKVAMPLRIALLVLPSTRLSCDSLSANPLEVLLPELYQSGLLSSKEGVSQKEALEQIVNIEVDDFEANLKASIQAIDEGKLVQLSTPSQSLLMMPALKAAQLRIHPHAQLAAIQQGNDGVQQTMALALAQAKRDSATVSKIENLHDLNSQQKFTAVHQLITELASRTRFRDEVNQGVTLGPKQAKSHYWFTQNHQARVTAVNFSHSVNNISAGKQINTSFIITQGTGFIAPKSIVDSQRLQLVLSGDTQTELLTALNRLKAELLAEPNSDSVLTVMRDNLIAFEQTNTRYAVTLQASSVDAMQLELNAMIEALPAVMAEDGLHSYKTPAGSYFTSEPLGNVEKAGLAFVYPGVGTVYADMFSELHRYFPTLYSRLEREGDLKSMLQADAIYHLDAKVAPAMPLGDLAIAGVGSSYLLTQLLMQEFNITPNFALGYSMGEASMWASLGVWDNPHDLISKTQTDPLFTTAISGQLTAVRQAWKLNNTDSDIVWNSFVVRSPSEPIKALLPEFPRAYLAIIQGDTCVIAGCEIQCRELLSKLKKRGIAANRVTAMHTTPAMEEHGNVIEFYTQPLCEELPQDIKFISAASLSGDRRDKAVNEAGAIDSNMIAQSIADTFCNTLDFTSLIHSAQRQGAKLFVELGADRQNSTLIDKIAKLDRSCGAEASSYPCCTVPVNAKGGDDITSLLKALGQLISHRVPLSLQPLIDGLNREIAIRELNSAGLTNHNGIVSGEPDAHKLLKGEV from the coding sequence GTGAATCCGACGCTTAATGCTCAACAGCAGCAAGCGCCTCAAAAAGTAGCGATGCCACTACGCATCGCGCTTTTAGTGTTGCCGTCGACAAGACTATCTTGCGATAGTCTGTCGGCTAATCCACTCGAGGTACTGCTACCTGAACTCTATCAATCAGGACTGCTATCTTCTAAAGAAGGGGTTTCTCAAAAAGAGGCTTTAGAGCAGATTGTTAACATTGAAGTCGATGATTTCGAGGCTAACCTCAAGGCTAGCATTCAAGCTATCGATGAAGGAAAACTAGTTCAATTATCGACACCGAGCCAGTCCCTGTTGATGATGCCTGCGCTCAAGGCGGCGCAGCTGAGAATCCATCCTCATGCGCAGCTCGCGGCGATACAACAAGGTAATGACGGTGTACAGCAGACCATGGCGCTTGCACTGGCTCAGGCCAAACGCGATAGCGCCACTGTGAGTAAGATTGAAAATCTGCATGATCTTAACAGCCAGCAGAAATTTACAGCTGTTCATCAGTTGATCACCGAACTTGCTTCTCGAACTAGATTTAGAGATGAAGTAAACCAGGGTGTCACACTGGGCCCTAAACAGGCCAAGAGTCACTACTGGTTTACGCAAAATCATCAGGCAAGAGTGACCGCGGTCAACTTCTCTCATTCAGTTAACAATATTTCGGCAGGCAAACAGATTAATACCAGCTTTATTATTACCCAAGGTACAGGTTTTATTGCGCCAAAATCGATTGTCGACAGTCAGCGCTTACAGCTTGTACTATCGGGTGATACTCAAACTGAGCTATTAACCGCCCTCAACCGTCTCAAGGCAGAACTTCTGGCTGAGCCTAACTCAGATTCTGTGCTCACTGTGATGAGAGATAATCTTATCGCGTTCGAGCAGACCAACACCCGTTACGCCGTCACACTCCAAGCAAGCTCAGTTGACGCTATGCAGCTTGAACTCAACGCTATGATAGAAGCATTGCCAGCGGTAATGGCTGAGGACGGCCTGCATAGCTACAAGACGCCTGCAGGCAGTTACTTCACTTCGGAGCCATTGGGCAATGTTGAAAAAGCGGGTCTTGCCTTCGTCTATCCTGGAGTGGGTACTGTTTATGCCGACATGTTTAGCGAGCTTCACAGATACTTCCCAACACTCTACTCACGACTAGAGCGTGAGGGCGATCTCAAGTCTATGTTGCAAGCCGATGCGATCTATCACTTAGACGCTAAAGTTGCCCCGGCCATGCCCTTAGGCGATCTGGCTATTGCCGGTGTAGGCAGCAGTTATCTGCTGACTCAACTCTTGATGCAAGAGTTCAATATCACCCCAAACTTTGCCTTAGGTTACTCCATGGGTGAAGCCTCTATGTGGGCCAGTCTTGGCGTATGGGACAATCCCCATGATTTGATAAGCAAGACCCAAACGGATCCCTTGTTTACCACCGCCATATCCGGACAACTGACCGCAGTGAGGCAAGCATGGAAACTGAACAACACAGATAGCGACATAGTCTGGAACAGCTTCGTAGTACGTAGCCCTAGCGAACCGATTAAAGCACTGCTACCTGAATTCCCCCGGGCATATCTGGCCATCATTCAGGGAGATACCTGTGTGATCGCGGGTTGTGAAATTCAATGCCGAGAACTACTGAGCAAGCTGAAGAAGCGTGGCATAGCCGCTAACCGAGTGACTGCTATGCACACGACACCTGCGATGGAAGAGCACGGCAACGTGATTGAGTTTTATACTCAACCACTGTGTGAAGAATTACCACAAGATATCAAGTTTATCAGTGCTGCGAGCCTGTCTGGTGACAGGCGCGATAAGGCCGTCAACGAAGCAGGCGCTATTGATAGCAATATGATTGCCCAGTCTATCGCCGATACCTTCTGTAATACCTTGGACTTTACCTCGCTAATCCATAGCGCTCAACGACAAGGCGCTAAGCTATTTGTCGAACTGGGCGCAGATAGACAAAACAGCACCTTGATCGACAAGATAGCTAAGCTCGACAGAAGCTGCGGTGCCGAGGCGAGCAGCTACCCATGCTGCACAGTGCCAGTCAACGCCAAAGGCGGAGATGACATCACTAGCCTACTAAAGGCATTGGGACAACTTATCAGTCATAGAGTGCCGCTATCACTGCAACCTCTCATCGATGGACTCAACCGAGAGATTGCGATTCGAGAATTGAACTCTGCGGGTTTAACCAATCACAATGGCATCGTCTCCGGTGAGCCCGATGCACACAAATTACTCAAAGGGGAAGTTTAA
- a CDS encoding hotdog fold thioesterase, translating into MSFSNKNRDKPSSKQIKIAIVGLATLYPDAKSPQEFWQNLLDKRDSRGILTNEKLGANTQDYQGVQGQSDRFYCNQGGYIENFSFDATGYQLPSESLSGLDNSFLWALDTSRKALIDAGITLNSPSLARTGIIMGALSFPTTRSNDLFLPIYHSAVEKALQDKLGNKGFKLNPTNAHTQRVRSETVIDNANGAIAHNASKVVADALGLGAVQLSLDAACASSVYSLKLACDYLTAGKADVMLAGAVSGADPFFINMGFSIFHAYPDHGFSAPFDSDSKGLFAGEGAGVMVLKRLDDAERDGNKIYAVVSGVGLSNDGKGQFVLSPNPKGQVKAFERAYAASDIEPKDIEVIECHATGTPLGDKIELTSMETFFEDKLAGTDAPLIGSAKSNLGHLLTAAGMPGIMKMIFAMKEGALPPSINISNAIESPKGLFSANTLPNQVQSWPVKPGNKLRHAGVSVFGFGGCNAHLLLESYSIQHENAAIATPITADPEAMKIVGMASHFGPLNSINKLNDAIASDTDGFISLPKQRWKGLDKHPDLLAEFGLNAAPKGAYIDSFKLDFLRFKLPPNEDDRLISQQLMLMKVTDEAIRDAKLKPGQKVAVLVAMETELELHQFRGRVNLHTQLQESLAAIGVTLTGDEYLALEAITMDSVLDAAKLNQYTSFIGNIMASRIASLWDFDGPAFTISAAEQSVSRCIDVAQNMMASEALDAVVIAAVDLSGSFEQVILKNSIEPVAFDPATNTGWNVGEGAGAIVLVPDAASTDVSTSYGQISALAFGRANESNLVTDKLLTQASVDISTIKLVETNIAPGSSSTTSVSSLSAFPNAIGTSADSRIGHSFAAAGMAGLLHGLLSLSKQSNAGSALVVNINEDQQSQLLLSQTASENNALKSRLSSELKSDAKHQLLKQVTLGGRDIYQHIVDTPLASLPSIQMKLAQGSASSVIKQHKPLVTRPAQARVQTASQHIEAAPVSPTPVLGTPMTNKVIITPSTPIDVSAGDLAAFQQNQQLTQQAHQAFLKSRSAGMKVADVLLKQQLSQEIARATGQTGSTHTQAASVQAQFVAAQVPATASSLQQEKEPSAVHSLSQGQELAPDHANVTPYIAPTPELKPCIWNYADLVEYAEGDIAKVFGSDYAIIDGYSRRVRLPTTDYLLVSRVTKLDATMNQYKPCTMTTEYDIPVDAPYLVDGQIPWAVAVESGQCDLMLISYLGIDFENKGERVYRLLDCTLTFLGDLPRGGDTLRYDIKINNYARNGDTLLFFFSYECFVGDIMVLKMDGGCAGFFTDEELADGKGVIHTEDEIKARNLVVKQTFNPLLDCPKTSFSYGDIHKLLNADIAGCFGATHAGPTQASLCFASEKFLMIEQISKVERTGGAWGLGLIEGHKQLEPNHWYFPCHFQGDEVMAGSLMAEGCGQLLQFYMLHLGMHTQTKNGRFQPLADASQQVRCRGQVLPQSGVLTYRMEIIEIGFSPRPYAKANIDIILNGKTVVDFKNLGVMIKEEDECVRYPSLITETATNTQHASGSTAKIVRPNAPLMAQIPDQTKIPNKGVIPIQHVEAPVTPDYPNRVPDTVPFTPYHMFEFATGNIENCFGPEFSIYRGMIPPRTPCGDLQVTTRVIEVNGKRGEFKKPSSCIAEYEVPSDAWYFDKNSHEASMPYSILMEISLQPNGFISGYMGTTLGFPGLELFFRNLDGNGKMLRNIDLRGKTIRNDSRLLSTVMAGTNIIQSFSFELSTDGVPFYEGKAVFGYFKGDALKDQLGLDNGKVTQPWHVAKGIAADYTVNLLDKSSRHFNAPQDQPHYRLAGGQLNFIDKVEIVDNGGTEGLGYLYAERTIDPSDWFFQFHFHQDPVMPGSLGVEAIIETMQTYAITKDLGAGFKNPKFGQILSDIKWKYRGQINPLNKQMSMDVSITSIKDVDGKKIITGDASLSKDGLRIYQVFDIAICIEES; encoded by the coding sequence ATGTCCTTCTCGAATAAGAATAGAGACAAGCCTTCAAGCAAACAGATAAAAATCGCCATAGTGGGTCTAGCCACCCTCTATCCCGATGCTAAAAGCCCACAGGAGTTTTGGCAGAATCTACTCGATAAGCGAGACTCTCGCGGTATCCTAACCAATGAGAAACTAGGGGCTAACACCCAAGATTATCAGGGTGTTCAGGGCCAATCAGACCGCTTCTATTGTAACCAGGGTGGCTACATTGAAAACTTCAGCTTCGATGCCACAGGTTATCAACTACCCAGTGAGAGCTTGTCGGGCCTGGATAACAGCTTCCTTTGGGCGCTGGACACCAGCCGTAAAGCACTTATCGATGCCGGGATCACCTTAAACAGTCCCTCTTTAGCGCGCACGGGGATCATCATGGGCGCCTTGTCATTTCCGACAACCCGCTCAAATGATCTGTTTTTGCCTATCTATCACAGCGCCGTTGAAAAAGCCTTGCAAGATAAACTTGGCAACAAGGGCTTTAAGCTCAACCCAACCAATGCTCACACACAAAGAGTCCGCAGCGAAACGGTTATCGATAATGCCAACGGGGCTATCGCTCACAACGCCTCGAAGGTCGTTGCCGATGCCTTAGGTTTAGGCGCTGTTCAACTCAGTCTCGATGCCGCCTGTGCCAGCTCTGTCTATTCGCTAAAACTCGCGTGTGATTATCTCACCGCGGGCAAGGCCGATGTGATGTTAGCCGGCGCCGTTTCTGGCGCCGATCCTTTCTTCATCAACATGGGCTTCTCCATCTTCCATGCCTATCCGGATCATGGCTTCTCGGCACCGTTTGACAGTGACAGTAAAGGCTTGTTCGCCGGTGAAGGTGCTGGCGTCATGGTACTCAAACGATTAGATGATGCCGAGCGTGATGGTAATAAAATTTATGCAGTCGTCAGTGGCGTCGGCCTGTCCAACGACGGTAAAGGCCAGTTTGTACTGAGTCCTAACCCTAAAGGACAAGTTAAAGCCTTTGAACGTGCCTATGCAGCCAGTGATATCGAACCTAAAGATATCGAAGTGATCGAGTGTCACGCCACAGGCACGCCACTGGGTGACAAGATTGAGCTTACGTCCATGGAGACCTTCTTCGAAGACAAGCTTGCCGGCACCGATGCGCCGCTAATTGGCTCGGCTAAGTCTAACTTGGGCCACCTGCTCACTGCTGCTGGCATGCCTGGGATCATGAAGATGATCTTCGCCATGAAAGAGGGAGCATTGCCGCCGAGTATCAATATCAGCAATGCCATCGAATCACCTAAGGGTCTGTTTAGCGCAAACACGCTACCCAATCAGGTACAATCCTGGCCGGTGAAACCAGGAAACAAGCTGCGCCACGCCGGCGTATCGGTATTCGGTTTCGGTGGCTGTAATGCTCACCTGTTATTGGAATCCTACTCTATTCAACATGAAAACGCCGCGATAGCCACGCCAATTACCGCCGATCCTGAAGCGATGAAAATAGTCGGTATGGCGTCTCATTTCGGTCCACTCAATAGTATTAATAAGCTCAATGATGCCATTGCATCAGATACTGACGGCTTTATTTCGCTGCCGAAACAGCGCTGGAAAGGTTTAGATAAACACCCTGATCTACTGGCAGAGTTTGGTCTTAATGCAGCCCCTAAGGGAGCCTATATCGACAGCTTCAAGCTAGATTTTCTACGCTTCAAGCTGCCACCAAACGAAGATGACCGTTTGATCTCACAACAGCTTATGTTGATGAAGGTAACCGATGAAGCTATCCGTGATGCCAAGTTAAAGCCTGGGCAGAAAGTCGCCGTGTTAGTTGCCATGGAAACCGAGCTAGAACTGCACCAGTTTCGCGGCCGGGTTAACCTGCACACTCAACTGCAAGAGAGCCTTGCAGCCATCGGGGTGACCTTAACCGGTGATGAATACCTAGCCCTGGAAGCTATCACCATGGATAGCGTACTCGATGCGGCTAAGCTCAATCAATACACCAGCTTTATCGGCAACATCATGGCCTCGCGTATCGCATCCTTATGGGACTTCGATGGCCCGGCATTTACCATCTCAGCCGCAGAGCAATCTGTCAGCCGCTGTATCGATGTCGCGCAAAATATGATGGCCAGTGAAGCGCTCGATGCTGTCGTCATCGCCGCAGTTGACCTTTCAGGTAGTTTCGAACAGGTGATACTGAAAAACAGTATTGAACCTGTTGCCTTTGATCCCGCGACGAACACAGGCTGGAATGTGGGTGAAGGTGCCGGTGCAATAGTACTTGTCCCTGATGCAGCTAGCACAGATGTAAGCACTTCTTATGGCCAAATTAGTGCACTCGCCTTCGGCAGAGCAAACGAATCGAATCTTGTCACCGATAAGTTATTGACTCAAGCCAGCGTTGACATTAGCACCATAAAGCTCGTTGAAACCAATATCGCACCAGGAAGTTCATCTACAACATCTGTCTCTTCGCTAAGTGCATTTCCTAATGCGATTGGCACCAGCGCAGATAGCCGCATCGGACACAGCTTCGCCGCTGCGGGAATGGCAGGCCTGCTTCATGGCCTACTAAGCCTGTCCAAACAGAGTAATGCTGGCAGTGCACTTGTGGTGAACATCAATGAAGATCAACAATCTCAACTGCTGTTAAGTCAAACAGCGAGTGAAAACAATGCGCTTAAATCACGCTTAAGCAGTGAGCTCAAGTCCGATGCTAAACATCAATTGCTCAAGCAAGTGACCTTAGGTGGCCGCGATATCTATCAACATATCGTCGATACACCACTGGCAAGTTTACCCTCAATTCAGATGAAGCTTGCCCAAGGCAGTGCTTCATCTGTGATTAAGCAGCACAAGCCATTGGTCACGCGCCCCGCTCAAGCAAGAGTGCAAACAGCATCGCAACATATCGAAGCAGCACCTGTGAGTCCTACCCCAGTATTAGGTACCCCTATGACAAATAAAGTAATAATAACGCCAAGTACACCAATTGACGTCTCCGCAGGTGACTTAGCAGCATTCCAGCAAAACCAGCAGCTCACACAGCAAGCTCATCAGGCATTTTTAAAGAGCCGTTCAGCTGGCATGAAAGTGGCCGACGTTCTTCTGAAACAGCAGCTAAGCCAAGAGATTGCCCGAGCAACTGGCCAAACAGGCTCAACGCATACTCAAGCAGCCTCAGTACAAGCACAATTTGTTGCTGCACAAGTGCCTGCGACTGCTAGCTCTTTACAACAAGAGAAGGAGCCCTCAGCGGTTCACTCTTTGTCCCAAGGACAGGAATTAGCACCGGATCACGCTAACGTAACGCCCTATATAGCGCCGACGCCTGAACTTAAACCTTGTATCTGGAACTATGCCGACTTGGTTGAATATGCCGAGGGTGATATCGCTAAGGTATTTGGCTCAGATTACGCCATCATAGACGGCTATTCTCGTCGCGTACGTCTACCAACCACAGATTACCTGCTGGTATCTAGGGTGACTAAACTCGATGCCACCATGAATCAGTATAAACCCTGCACTATGACCACAGAGTATGATATCCCGGTTGATGCCCCCTACTTGGTCGACGGTCAGATCCCTTGGGCCGTTGCGGTAGAGTCTGGTCAGTGTGACTTGATGCTTATTAGCTACTTAGGCATTGATTTCGAAAACAAGGGCGAGCGTGTCTATCGCCTGCTTGATTGTACCCTCACCTTCCTGGGCGACTTGCCTCGTGGCGGCGATACCCTGCGTTATGACATTAAGATCAACAACTATGCCCGTAACGGCGATACCCTATTATTCTTCTTCTCTTACGAGTGTTTCGTTGGCGATATCATGGTCCTCAAGATGGATGGTGGCTGCGCAGGCTTCTTCACCGATGAAGAACTGGCCGACGGTAAGGGCGTGATCCACACCGAAGATGAGATAAAGGCACGTAATTTAGTCGTCAAGCAGACCTTCAACCCTCTGCTGGATTGCCCTAAAACCAGCTTCAGCTATGGCGATATCCACAAGCTTCTCAATGCTGATATTGCCGGTTGTTTCGGTGCTACTCACGCCGGTCCGACACAAGCATCGCTTTGCTTCGCATCAGAAAAATTTCTGATGATCGAACAGATCAGCAAGGTCGAACGCACAGGCGGCGCCTGGGGCCTAGGTCTCATCGAAGGTCATAAGCAACTGGAGCCAAATCATTGGTACTTCCCGTGTCACTTCCAGGGTGATGAGGTGATGGCCGGTTCTTTGATGGCTGAAGGTTGTGGTCAATTATTGCAGTTCTATATGTTGCATCTTGGTATGCACACCCAAACCAAGAATGGCCGTTTCCAGCCACTGGCAGATGCCTCACAGCAGGTACGTTGTCGCGGTCAGGTATTGCCACAATCTGGTGTGCTGACTTATCGTATGGAAATAATAGAAATCGGTTTCAGCCCACGCCCTTACGCTAAAGCCAATATCGATATCATTCTTAATGGTAAGACAGTTGTAGACTTCAAGAACTTGGGAGTCATGATCAAGGAAGAAGATGAGTGTGTTCGTTACCCTAGCCTGATCACTGAAACGGCTACAAATACTCAGCATGCTTCTGGTAGCACAGCGAAGATTGTTCGCCCTAACGCCCCCTTGATGGCGCAAATCCCGGATCAGACTAAGATTCCTAATAAGGGCGTTATTCCTATCCAGCATGTCGAGGCCCCTGTTACCCCTGATTATCCAAACCGTGTGCCTGATACCGTGCCGTTTACCCCATATCACATGTTTGAGTTTGCTACCGGTAACATAGAAAACTGTTTCGGCCCCGAGTTCTCCATCTATCGCGGTATGATCCCACCACGCACACCTTGTGGCGATCTGCAGGTGACGACACGCGTGATTGAAGTCAACGGTAAGCGCGGTGAATTTAAGAAGCCTTCATCTTGTATCGCCGAATACGAAGTCCCAAGTGATGCCTGGTATTTTGATAAGAACAGCCATGAAGCCAGCATGCCGTACTCGATATTGATGGAAATATCCTTGCAGCCAAATGGCTTTATCTCGGGCTACATGGGCACCACACTTGGCTTCCCAGGCTTAGAGCTTTTCTTCCGTAACTTAGACGGTAACGGCAAGATGCTAAGAAATATCGACCTACGCGGTAAGACAATTCGTAACGACTCTCGTCTGCTGTCTACTGTGATGGCCGGCACCAACATCATCCAGAGCTTCAGCTTCGAGCTGAGCACTGATGGCGTACCTTTCTACGAAGGTAAGGCGGTATTTGGTTACTTCAAGGGCGACGCCCTCAAAGACCAGTTAGGTCTGGACAATGGTAAGGTCACTCAGCCATGGCATGTGGCTAAAGGCATAGCAGCAGATTATACGGTAAACTTACTCGACAAGAGCAGCCGTCACTTTAACGCACCACAAGATCAGCCACACTACCGCTTAGCCGGTGGACAGCTTAACTTTATCGATAAGGTCGAGATAGTCGATAACGGCGGCACCGAAGGTCTTGGTTATCTTTATGCCGAGCGCACAATCGATCCGAGTGACTGGTTCTTCCAGTTCCACTTCCATCAGGATCCTGTTATGCCGGGTTCTCTTGGTGTTGAAGCTATCATAGAAACCATGCAGACTTACGCCATCACTAAAGATTTGGGCGCTGGATTTAAAAACCCTAAGTTCGGTCAGATCTTGTCAGACATCAAGTGGAAGTACCGTGGACAGATCAATCCACTGAACAAGCAGATGTCTATGGATGTCAGCATCACCTCGATTAAAGATGTCGATGGTAAGAAAATCATCACAGGTGACGCCAGCCTGAGTAAAGATGGTCTGCGTATTTACCAAGTGTTTGATATTGCCATCTGTATCGAAGAGTCTTAA
- the pfaD gene encoding eicosapentaenoate synthase subunit PfaD: MNPITTNEKLSPWPWSVTDANISFDVNTMERQLKDFSRGCYVVNHSEKGVGIAQDAALASEQGANSNAHPVSAFAPALGTESLGDSNFRRVHGVKYAYYAGAMANGISSEELVIALGRAGILCSFGAAGLIPSRVETAINRIQAALPNGPYMFNLIHSPSEPALERGSVELFIKHKVRTVEASAFLGLTPQIVYYRAAGLSRDSHGNIVIANKVIAKVSRTEVAEKFMMPAPVKMLQKLVDDGSITPEQMELAQLVPMSDDITAEADSGGHTDNRPLVTLLPTILALKEEIQTKYQYDTPIRVGCGGGVGTPDAALATFNMGAAYIVTGSVNQACVEAGASEHTRKLLANTEMADVTMAPAADMFEMGVKLQVVKRGTLFPMRANKLYELYTRYDSIEAIPTAEREKLEKQVFRSSLDEIWAGTVAHFNERDPKQIERAEGNPKRKMALIFRWYLGLSSRWSNSGEVGREMDYQIWAGPALGAFNQWAKGSYLDNYQDRNAVDVAKHLMYGAAYLNRVNNLTSQGVKLPTQLLRWKPTQRMA, translated from the coding sequence ATGAATCCTATTACAACCAATGAAAAGCTTTCTCCTTGGCCTTGGTCGGTTACCGATGCCAATATCAGTTTCGATGTCAATACCATGGAGCGACAACTGAAAGATTTCAGCCGCGGCTGTTATGTCGTTAACCACAGTGAGAAAGGTGTCGGCATCGCACAGGATGCGGCCTTAGCCTCAGAACAAGGCGCAAATAGCAATGCACACCCTGTCAGCGCATTTGCACCGGCTTTAGGCACAGAAAGCCTGGGCGACAGTAACTTCCGCCGCGTACACGGTGTAAAATACGCTTACTATGCAGGCGCTATGGCCAACGGCATCTCATCTGAAGAGCTAGTTATCGCCCTGGGAAGAGCAGGCATCTTATGCTCATTCGGTGCTGCGGGTCTTATTCCAAGCCGCGTAGAAACCGCAATAAACCGTATCCAAGCCGCCCTACCAAACGGCCCTTACATGTTTAACCTTATTCATAGCCCGAGTGAGCCAGCATTAGAGCGTGGCAGCGTCGAGCTATTTATCAAGCATAAGGTTCGCACCGTAGAAGCCTCAGCATTTTTGGGACTCACACCTCAAATCGTCTACTACCGCGCAGCTGGGCTTAGCCGTGATAGCCATGGCAATATTGTTATCGCCAATAAAGTTATCGCTAAAGTCAGCCGCACCGAAGTGGCTGAGAAGTTCATGATGCCAGCCCCGGTCAAGATGCTACAAAAATTGGTCGATGACGGCTCGATTACGCCTGAGCAGATGGAACTGGCGCAACTTGTTCCTATGAGCGATGACATCACGGCCGAAGCGGATTCTGGCGGACACACAGATAACCGTCCATTAGTGACTCTGCTGCCGACCATTTTGGCATTGAAAGAAGAAATTCAAACCAAGTATCAATACGACACGCCGATCCGCGTCGGTTGTGGCGGCGGTGTGGGCACACCTGACGCAGCTTTAGCGACCTTCAACATGGGCGCCGCCTATATAGTCACAGGCTCGGTAAACCAAGCCTGCGTCGAAGCCGGAGCCAGTGAGCACACTCGCAAGCTGCTGGCGAACACTGAGATGGCCGATGTGACCATGGCACCCGCTGCCGATATGTTCGAGATGGGCGTCAAGCTGCAGGTAGTTAAGCGTGGTACGCTTTTCCCTATGCGAGCCAACAAGCTCTACGAACTCTACACACGTTACGACTCTATCGAAGCGATTCCGACTGCTGAGCGTGAGAAGTTAGAGAAGCAAGTGTTCCGCTCATCTCTTGATGAGATCTGGGCCGGCACAGTGGCGCATTTTAATGAACGTGATCCTAAGCAGATCGAGCGCGCCGAGGGGAATCCTAAGCGTAAGATGGCCCTTATCTTCCGCTGGTACTTGGGGCTTTCCAGCCGCTGGTCAAACTCGGGCGAAGTGGGCCGTGAGATGGATTATCAAATCTGGGCAGGTCCAGCATTGGGCGCATTCAACCAGTGGGCTAAAGGCAGTTACTTAGATAACTACCAGGACCGTAACGCCGTCGATGTGGCCAAACACCTAATGTATGGCGCAGCTTACCTTAACCGAGTAAACAACCTGACCTCACAAGGGGTTAAGTTACCGACTCAGTTACTGCGCTGGAAGCCGACACAGAGAATGGCTTAA